The following are encoded in a window of Helicoverpa armigera isolate CAAS_96S chromosome 24, ASM3070526v1, whole genome shotgun sequence genomic DNA:
- the LOC110382659 gene encoding F-box/LRR-repeat protein 14: MSGWTEEVMSWRDDRLGLTELREPSTNRRKLRSAPYRLHRPHLPVPHVPEPPQEPQGTHISRLYPELLALIFERLPVRDRGRAAQVCRAWRDAADRRSVWRGVEAALHLRRPAPVLFQSLARRGVRKLQVLSLRRGLRDAVAALPGLESLSLSGCYSVTDAALASAFAAELPALRRLDLSLCKQVTDSSLGRIAQSLKNLEELELGGCCNITDTGLLLIAWGLRKLRHLNLRSCWHVNDAGIAHLCGGGEARGTPELEHLGLQDCQRLTDEALKHTATGLPKLKSINLSFCVAVTDAGLRHLARLPYLEDINLRACDGISDAGVAHLAESGRLRALDVSFCDKVGDEALSHATLGLSGLRSLSLSACRLTDEGLERVARLSQLETLNIGQCTRVTDRGLRALGDGLHNLIEIDLYGCTCITPQGLDHIVKLPRLMVLNLGLWHVR; this comes from the coding sequence ATGAGTGGGTGGACGGAGGAAGTGATGTCCTGGCGGGACGATCGCCTCGGACTTACCGAACTTAGAGAGCCCAGTACGAATAGAAGAAAACTACGCAGTGCGCCCTACAGACTACACCGGCCACACTTGCCCGTGCCTCACGTGCCCGAGCCGCCACAGGAGCCTCAGGGAACTCACATATCGCGGCTGTACCCGGAACTGTTAGCTCTCATATTCGAAAGGCTGCCGGTGCGGGACCGGGGCCGCGCGGCGCAGGTTTGCCGCGCTTGGAGAGACGCAGCTGATCGCCGGTCCGTGTGGCGCGGAGTGGAAGCTGCCCTGCACCTGAGGCGGCCCGCGCCCGTGCTGTTTCAGTCGCTAGCCAGGCGAGGAGTGCGGAAGTTACAAGTGCTGTCCCTCCGCCGCGGACTCAGGGATGCAGTGGCCGCGCTGCCGGGACTAGAGTCGCTCTCCCTCAGTGGATGCTACAGTGTGACGGACGCTGCTCTGGCGAGCGCGTTCGCTGCTGAATTACCAGCATTACGTAGACTAGATCTCTCACTATGCAAGCAAGTGACCGACTCGTCACTCGGCAGAATAGCACAATCGCTCAAAAACTTGGAAGAGTTAGAACTGGGCGGGTGTTGCAACATAACAGATACGGGATTGTTGCTTATCGCATGGGGACTCAGAAAACTACGTCACTTGAACTTACGGTCGTGCTGGCACGTGAACGATGCGGGGATAGCGCATCTGTGCGGCGGCGGCGAAGCGCGAGGCACGCCGGAGTTGGAGCATTTGGGACTACAAGACTGCCAAAGGTTAACGGACGAAGCGCTGAAGCATACAGCCACTGGTCTTCCTAAACTTAAATCCATAAATCTGTCATTCTGCGTGGCAGTCACGGACGCAGGACTGAGGCATTTGGCGCGACTGCCGTACTTAGAAGATATAAACTTGAGGGCTTGCGACGGGATATCGGACGCAGGGGTGGCGCACCTGGCGGAGAGCGGCCGGCTGAGGGCGCTGGACGTGTCGTTCTGCGACAAGGTGGGCGACGAGGCTCTGTCGCACGCGACGCTGGGCCTGTCGGGGCTCCGCTCGCTGTCGCTGAGCGCCTGCCGCCTCACGGACGAGGGCCTGGAGCGGGTCGCCAGGCTATCACAGCTAGAAACGCTAAATATAGGACAGTGCACTCGGGTCACCGATAGAGGCCTGCGGGCGCTCGGGGACGGCCTACACAATCTGATAGAGATAGACTTGTACGGTTGTACGTGTATCACTCCGCAAGGCTTAGACCACATCGTGAAGTTGCCTCGGCTCATGGTACTTAACCTCGGTCTGTGGCATGTGCGGTGA
- the LOC110382663 gene encoding odorant receptor 67c, with translation MSEKEFDKTLKLTNYALIMSGIKTSKNDMNKALEYFINHYLFYCNAIALHTVIFGEVYWIVDGIRTNHPFVELSLVSPCATISILSTIKCGFIFSNKGILMRVVHKLKEIHTSFDDNELSKESAPRTKIVTDSLKLLQFVQISFATIYIFVFFSFCFIPVILAEYNYYRTGEFVVTYPFFVKYPFDFDVHHCPVWQLIYFHQVWATAIVIMSMFGCDSLFYGLCVYIKTHFQLLGLRFENIVGATKSETQRNLAKAVVRHQELIDLVNQMELLYSKSSLVNIITSSILICLSAFNITVVDKLNVILAFVTFLVMSLSQISLVCYFADLLMVASMEISGSVYRSPWYEADNHSKKILLLVIMRSQKACKLTAWKFADLNLGAFTTILSRSWSYFALLKTVYK, from the exons atgtctGAAAAAGAATTTGATAAAACCTTAAAGCTAACAAATTATGCACTAATAATGTCTGGTATTAAAACCTCAAAGAATGACATGAATAAAGCTCTCGAATACTTTATAAATCACTATCTATTTTACTGCAATGCCATAGCTTTACATACAGTAATTTTCGGCGAAGTCTACTGGATTGTCGACGGCATAAGGACCAACCATCCTTTCGTGGAATTGTCCTTAGTGTCACCATGTGCAACAATAAGCATACTGAGCACAATAAAATGCGGCTTCATATTCTCAAATAAAGGGATATTAATGCGAGTAGTCCACAAACTCAAAGAGATTCATACATCTTTTGATGACAATGAACTTTCAAAAGAATCGGCGCCCAGGACCAAAATTGTGACGGATTCATTGAAATTGTTGCAATTCGTGCAAATTTCTTTTGCTACAATCTACATATTTGTATTCTTTTCCTTCTGTTTTATACCAGTAATATTGGCTGagtataattattatagaacTGGTGAATTTGTGGTAACATACCCGTTCTTTGTGAAATATCCTTTCGATTTCGATGTTCATCATTGTCCAGTGTGGCAGCTGATTTATTTCCATCAAGTTTGGGCAA CTGCCATAGTAATAATGAGCATGTTTGGATGTGACTCCCTCTTCTACGGTTTGTGTGTGTACATTAAGACCCACTTCCAACTGCTTGGACTTCGCTTTGAGAACATCGTGGGTGCAACGAAGAGTGAAACTCAGAGGAATTTGGCGAAGGCTGTGGTAAGACACCAGGAGCTTATTga ccTCGTGAATCAAATGGAACTGTTATATTCGAAATCATCGCTGGTCAATATAATCACCAGCTCCATACTTATTTGTCTCAGTGCTTTTAATATTACG GTAGTAGATAAACTGAACGTAATATTGGCGTTCGTCACCTTCCTGGTGATGAGTTTGTCACAAATATCACTGGTGTGCTACTTCGCGGATCTATTGATGGTAGCG AGCATGGAAATAAGTGGATCGGTGTACAGAAGTCCATGGTATGAGGCGGATAACCATTCGAAGAAGATTTTGCTGCTGGTGATTATGAG GTCTCAAAAGGCATGCAAGCTGACTGCTTGGAAGTTTGCAGACCTCAACTTGGGGGCATTCACTACG ATTTTGAGCAGATCATGGTCATATTTTGCTTTACTGAAGACGGTTTACAAGTAA